A stretch of the Deltaproteobacteria bacterium genome encodes the following:
- a CDS encoding ABC transporter ATP-binding protein yields MIHIENLSKNYKELQAVDQISFDIKKGEILGLLGPNGAGKTTTLRMLTCFLKPTSGTVRVKNLNIESDALAIKKLMGYLPESAPLYKDMLVYDYLVYIAGIRGVDPHDRISHIRELAGLCGLSGVMHKPIDELSKGYKQRVGLAHAMMNDPEILVLDEPTSGLDPNQIVEIREIIRQIGKQKTIILSTHILSEAEATCDRIVIINRGKIVADGSTESLKQEEGRETILKIALEGAQKDTVEQQLGGVEGVGRVEVVSAVNGDVEVKLVCTGGLETRHRVYAHIKQTDWLLNEFVLEKQSLENIFRNLTQEK; encoded by the coding sequence ATGATCCATATAGAAAACTTGTCCAAAAATTACAAGGAGCTGCAGGCTGTCGACCAGATCAGTTTCGACATTAAAAAGGGGGAGATACTGGGGCTTCTCGGACCGAATGGGGCGGGCAAAACCACCACACTGAGAATGCTGACCTGTTTTTTAAAACCCACCTCCGGGACCGTACGGGTCAAGAATTTGAACATCGAAAGCGATGCCCTGGCCATCAAGAAACTGATGGGTTACCTGCCGGAATCGGCACCCCTTTACAAGGACATGCTCGTGTACGACTACCTTGTGTACATCGCCGGCATCCGGGGGGTCGACCCGCATGATCGGATATCCCACATTCGGGAACTGGCCGGCCTGTGCGGTCTGAGCGGCGTCATGCACAAGCCCATCGACGAGCTTTCCAAAGGCTACAAACAGCGCGTCGGTCTGGCCCATGCCATGATGAACGATCCGGAAATTCTGGTCCTCGACGAACCGACATCGGGGCTCGACCCCAATCAGATCGTTGAAATTCGCGAAATCATCCGGCAGATCGGCAAGCAGAAAACCATCATTCTTTCCACCCATATTCTCAGCGAAGCCGAGGCGACCTGCGACCGCATCGTCATTATCAACCGCGGCAAGATCGTGGCGGACGGGAGCACGGAAAGTCTCAAACAGGAAGAAGGTCGCGAGACCATTCTGAAGATTGCCCTGGAAGGCGCACAAAAGGACACCGTCGAGCAGCAGTTAGGGGGCGTCGAGGGGGTCGGGCGGGTGGAGGTCGTGAGTGCCGTCAACGGAGATGTCGAAGTCAAGCTGGTGTGTACGGGAGGTCTCGAAACGCGCCACAGGGTGTATGCCCACATCAAACAGACGGATTGGCTGCTGAACGAATTCGTTCTGGAAAAGCAGAGCCTGGAAAACATCTTCCGAAATCTAACCCAGGAGAAATAA